A single genomic interval of Spirosoma linguale DSM 74 harbors:
- a CDS encoding glycosyl transferase group 1 (PFAM: glycosyl transferase group 1~KEGG: psa:PST_2891 glycosyltransferase), translating to MKVSSSANDLANATTLSVQSTKSTTTHSSLSGSASQVIPDLICFSHLRWNFVYQRPQHLLSRASKNYRVWFLEEPMWSDSLHMSVSKQTDRLTVLVPHLPHGTGPEEAIRLQRQLLDEFIARETIRSFVAWYYTPMAMLFSDHLEPSLTVYDCMDELSAFWGAPPQLLQKEKQLMQQADVVFTGGYSLYEAKQSRHPHVFAFPSSIDFAHFSSARKPQPDPVDQRSIATPRIGFSGVIDERFDYKLMGELAERRPDWQFVLLGPIVKIDPKLLPHQPNVHYLGMKAYKDLPMYFSNWDVAILPFALNESTRFISPTKTPEYLAAGLPVVSTPIRDVIRTYGSKELVEIANNAETFELAIERMLTKKSSNWQTVDSFLKENSWDHTWSEMNRLMVAQLSVVVDQ from the coding sequence ATGAAAGTATCATCCTCAGCGAACGACTTGGCAAATGCCACCACCCTATCTGTCCAGTCAACTAAATCTACAACTACACATAGTTCTCTATCAGGTTCTGCCAGCCAGGTTATTCCTGATTTGATCTGCTTCTCGCACCTACGCTGGAACTTCGTATACCAGCGGCCTCAGCATTTACTCAGCCGGGCCTCAAAAAACTATCGGGTATGGTTTCTTGAGGAGCCTATGTGGAGCGATAGCCTACATATGAGTGTAAGCAAGCAAACAGATCGGCTGACGGTATTGGTACCGCATCTACCGCATGGCACTGGCCCTGAAGAAGCCATTCGTCTACAGCGTCAGTTGCTGGACGAATTTATTGCTCGTGAAACCATTCGTTCGTTTGTTGCCTGGTATTATACGCCAATGGCGATGCTGTTTAGTGATCATCTGGAGCCTAGTCTGACGGTCTATGACTGTATGGATGAGCTATCCGCATTCTGGGGTGCTCCTCCGCAGCTGCTGCAAAAGGAAAAACAATTGATGCAACAGGCAGACGTTGTTTTCACGGGCGGTTACAGTCTCTACGAAGCTAAACAAAGTCGGCACCCGCATGTGTTTGCTTTTCCAAGCAGCATCGATTTTGCCCATTTCTCCTCGGCTCGTAAACCCCAGCCCGATCCTGTCGATCAGCGCTCTATTGCGACTCCCCGGATTGGCTTCAGCGGTGTTATTGACGAACGGTTCGACTATAAGCTCATGGGCGAACTAGCCGAACGTCGTCCGGATTGGCAATTTGTTCTCCTTGGGCCAATCGTTAAAATAGACCCTAAGCTGCTTCCTCATCAGCCAAATGTTCATTATTTGGGCATGAAGGCATATAAAGATTTACCGATGTATTTCAGCAACTGGGATGTAGCCATACTTCCTTTTGCACTCAACGAATCTACGCGGTTTATCAGCCCTACTAAAACCCCTGAGTACCTGGCGGCTGGTCTGCCGGTCGTATCAACGCCCATTCGGGATGTGATTCGGACTTATGGTAGTAAAGAACTGGTAGAAATTGCGAACAATGCCGAAACGTTCGAACTGGCGATTGAGCGTATGCTAACCAAGAAATCATCCAACTGGCAAACAGTCGACTCGTTCCTGAAAGAAAATTCATGGGATCACACCTGGAGTGAGATGAACCGACTCATGGTCGCTCAGTTAAGCGTGGTGGTTGATCAGTAA
- a CDS encoding metal dependent phosphohydrolase (KEGG: hypothetical protein~TIGRFAM: YmdA/YtgF protein; metal dependent phophohydrolase~PFAM: metal-dependent phosphohydrolase HD sub domain; K Homology, type 1, subgroup; Metal-dependent hydrolase HDOD~SMART: metal-dependent phosphohydrolase HD region; KH domain protein), with translation MDIPILLTILAALAGGGIGILIGRQTMAGVRAKHEKDAEEKAAAILKNAELQAETIKKDRILEAKEKYLKLKTEFEETTNQKRNLLLQNETKLKQREQQLAQQADQQRTREGELNQQRNELGQQKNTLAQQIEALNKRREDVDRRQQEADRMLADQVAQLEKIAGLSAEQAREQLIETLKAEAETRASSYIKNIIEEAKLTATKEAKKVVIETIQRTATEHAIENCVSVFNIESDDVKGKVIGREGRNIRALEAATGVEIIVDDTPEAIIISGFDPVRREIARLSLHRLVQDGRIHPARIEEIVAKTRKNIEDEIVEIGERTVIDLGIHGLHPELIKMVGRMRFRSSYGQNLLQHSREVAKLCATMAAELGLNAKLAKRAGLLHDIGKVWPEEAELPHAILGMELAKKYKENPEVINAIGAHHDEIEMTSMISPIVQVCDAVSGSRPGARREMMESYIKRLKELEELAGNFPGVTKCYAIQAGRELRIMVDADHVSDERAGILSYEISQKIEKEMQYPGQIKVTVIREMRAVAYAK, from the coding sequence ATGGACATTCCAATTTTGTTAACGATTCTTGCCGCCCTTGCAGGGGGTGGTATTGGCATATTAATTGGTCGCCAAACCATGGCGGGCGTTCGCGCGAAGCATGAGAAAGATGCAGAAGAAAAAGCAGCAGCTATTTTAAAAAATGCTGAATTACAGGCCGAAACGATAAAAAAAGATCGGATACTGGAAGCAAAAGAAAAATACCTGAAGCTGAAAACGGAGTTCGAAGAAACAACAAATCAGAAGCGGAACCTGCTTCTGCAGAACGAAACCAAGCTCAAACAGCGCGAACAACAACTTGCCCAACAGGCCGATCAGCAGCGCACCCGTGAAGGTGAGCTGAACCAGCAGCGTAATGAACTCGGGCAGCAAAAAAACACGCTAGCGCAACAGATTGAGGCTCTTAATAAACGCCGGGAAGACGTTGACCGTCGGCAGCAGGAAGCCGACCGTATGCTCGCCGATCAGGTGGCTCAGCTCGAAAAAATTGCAGGTCTGTCTGCCGAGCAGGCACGTGAGCAACTCATAGAAACGCTGAAAGCCGAGGCCGAAACACGGGCTTCCTCCTACATCAAAAATATTATTGAAGAAGCTAAGCTGACCGCTACTAAAGAAGCGAAAAAGGTGGTTATTGAAACCATTCAGCGAACGGCTACCGAGCACGCCATTGAAAACTGTGTGTCCGTTTTCAACATTGAATCGGATGATGTAAAGGGCAAAGTTATTGGCCGGGAAGGTCGTAACATTCGTGCCCTCGAAGCAGCAACCGGCGTTGAAATTATCGTCGATGATACCCCCGAAGCCATTATCATTTCGGGCTTCGATCCCGTTCGGCGCGAGATTGCCCGGCTCTCCCTGCACCGGCTCGTACAGGACGGTCGTATCCACCCCGCCCGGATTGAAGAGATCGTTGCCAAAACCCGCAAAAATATTGAAGACGAAATTGTTGAGATCGGCGAACGGACTGTCATCGACCTCGGCATTCACGGTCTTCACCCCGAGCTGATCAAGATGGTTGGCCGAATGCGCTTCCGGTCAAGTTACGGGCAAAACCTGCTCCAGCACTCCCGCGAAGTAGCCAAACTGTGCGCCACTATGGCGGCTGAACTGGGCCTGAATGCCAAGCTCGCCAAGCGGGCTGGATTGCTTCACGATATTGGCAAGGTGTGGCCCGAAGAAGCTGAACTACCCCACGCCATATTGGGCATGGAGCTTGCCAAGAAATACAAGGAGAATCCGGAAGTTATCAATGCTATCGGCGCTCACCACGACGAGATCGAGATGACGAGTATGATTTCGCCAATTGTGCAGGTTTGTGACGCCGTATCGGGCTCACGGCCGGGTGCCCGTCGCGAGATGATGGAGTCGTACATTAAACGACTTAAAGAACTGGAAGAACTGGCCGGAAATTTTCCGGGCGTAACCAAGTGCTATGCTATTCAGGCCGGTCGCGAGTTACGGATTATGGTCGATGCTGATCATGTTTCCGATGAGCGTGCGGGTATTCTGTCGTATGAAATTTCACAAAAAATAGAGAAGGAGATGCAGTATCCCGGTCAGATCAAAGTAACGGTCATCCGGGAAATGCGGGCAGTAGCCTACGCCAAGTAG
- a CDS encoding conserved hypothetical protein (KEGG: cja:CJA_2037 hypothetical protein) gives MDFLTTVLLLLVGAGGGVALANALRKRTGITNVRTDSVILLERIEKVFKVVMAEGYFSEIYNYQDQKKILYLLNDPKKAMVIARSKVLVGFDFAKVRFRAPDNGDKKLIIESFPEPEVLSIDTDYKFYDIQAGILNHFSGDDYTQILDEAKRAMNERAMQSDLPKIANNQIQYMMYQLASSMGWQLQLPEADQQKLEALKAQAEAEAQPAKWLNAGNQSES, from the coding sequence ATGGATTTCCTAACCACCGTTTTATTACTGCTTGTTGGGGCGGGCGGGGGCGTTGCCCTGGCCAATGCATTGCGTAAGCGCACGGGCATCACAAACGTTCGAACAGACTCGGTCATCCTGCTGGAGCGGATCGAGAAAGTCTTCAAGGTGGTTATGGCCGAGGGGTACTTCTCGGAAATTTACAACTACCAGGATCAGAAGAAGATTTTATACCTCCTCAATGACCCAAAAAAAGCGATGGTCATTGCCCGCTCCAAAGTGCTGGTTGGTTTCGATTTTGCGAAAGTCCGGTTCAGGGCGCCCGATAATGGGGACAAAAAACTGATCATCGAGTCATTTCCCGAACCTGAAGTGTTGTCGATCGACACTGACTACAAGTTCTACGATATACAGGCCGGCATTTTAAACCACTTTAGTGGTGACGATTATACGCAGATCCTGGACGAAGCCAAACGAGCCATGAACGAACGGGCTATGCAGAGCGATCTGCCTAAAATTGCCAACAACCAGATTCAGTACATGATGTATCAACTGGCGAGTTCGATGGGTTGGCAGCTTCAGTTGCCCGAAGCCGATCAGCAAAAGCTGGAAGCCCTCAAAGCGCAGGCCGAAGCCGAAGCGCAGCCAGCAAAATGGTTGAACGCGGGCAATCAGTCCGAAAGCTAA
- a CDS encoding Glyoxalase/bleomycin resistance protein/dioxygenase (PFAM: Glyoxalase/bleomycin resistance protein/dioxygenase~KEGG: rec:RHECIAT_PC0000785 putative glyoxalase protein), translating into MKKLAVVLLIALGVATSGFVSGQDKLGITRHNHISIHVKDVPTSAAFYRDVLGLKPIPVPENLKAIRAWFDLGNGQQIHLLDGRTEQIVHDKNGSHYALFVEDINKSEQYLKAKNIPYHRQVRFDGIVQVYFSDLDGYLFELNEDKNKKSMTTN; encoded by the coding sequence ATGAAAAAATTAGCAGTTGTACTTCTTATTGCTCTGGGTGTAGCCACCTCAGGTTTTGTTTCCGGCCAGGATAAGCTTGGCATTACCCGCCACAATCATATTTCAATTCACGTAAAAGATGTCCCAACGAGTGCTGCTTTTTATCGGGATGTACTGGGCCTTAAACCAATTCCTGTTCCCGAGAATCTGAAAGCCATTCGTGCCTGGTTTGACCTAGGCAACGGCCAGCAGATTCACCTTCTGGATGGCCGGACAGAGCAGATCGTTCATGATAAAAACGGCAGCCATTATGCCTTGTTTGTGGAGGATATCAACAAGTCGGAGCAATACCTGAAAGCTAAAAACATCCCATATCACCGACAAGTACGCTTTGATGGGATTGTACAGGTCTATTTCTCTGATCTGGACGGTTACCTGTTTGAATTGAACGAGGATAAGAACAAAAAGTCGATGACAACTAACTAG
- a CDS encoding Peptidase M1 membrane alanine aminopeptidase (PFAM: Peptidase M1 membrane alanine aminopeptidase~KEGG: mxa:MXAN_0644 M1 family peptidase) codes for MRICYLLLFFLPSLTSAQDSTDGGLFCRMGKVRYFGQSAANPKARLAYPGDASIDVTYYGLDLRLTTSPNTLRAATTITLKSTVASLSSFYLDLNSTTATTGEGLRVDSVKAGSRTLSFQHAQNKLTITPPQPLTTGQAFTVTVFYQGIPNGTTNGSFKFDKHESTADPVIWSLSEPYGASDWFPCRDTPADKADSSSVRITAPAQLVSVSNGTLVSTTSNTDGTKTYLWRNSYPIAQYLISIAVSNYSEYNTPVTYGSQTMPVTHYIYPESLAQVQASLDRTPGMIQLFSNRFGPYPFLREKYGHAQFARNNGGMEHQTISSMGISSLTPTVIAHELGHQWFGDKITCRDWQNIWLNEGFASYTEAIYTESVSGLAGYQNYMNNFMSSARTARGSIYVQDISNFNNIFSSSRTYAKGAAVLHMLRGVLGDSTFFRTIRTYAELPALAYKTAVTEDFQTVAEQVSSRSLDYFFKEWIYGEGYPVYKATVSPGSTARTVTVRLEQRNAFATSPASFTMPVQLQIKSATGDTTVTVMNDRPDQTFTLPAKGTVSGLVVDPSNWILKTVESVSVSSSATPSTSVVTALDDPTPGSFRIYPNPTTETLLVDFTLPSAGVTTISLINLLGQRLQTITDPSLTAGKHTKSLSLRGLPTGRYTVIIETLDGRQSRVVLVN; via the coding sequence ATGCGAATCTGCTACCTGCTTCTGTTTTTTCTTCCTTCTTTAACCAGCGCCCAGGACAGTACCGACGGAGGGCTTTTCTGCCGGATGGGCAAAGTTCGTTATTTTGGCCAGTCGGCCGCCAACCCGAAGGCAAGGCTGGCCTATCCGGGCGATGCCTCCATTGATGTTACGTATTACGGCCTCGACCTGCGACTGACTACGTCACCAAATACGCTGCGGGCCGCCACCACAATTACGCTTAAAAGTACGGTGGCCTCGCTCAGCAGTTTCTACCTCGACCTAAACTCAACGACGGCAACCACCGGAGAGGGTCTTCGGGTCGATTCCGTAAAAGCAGGCAGTCGAACGCTATCCTTTCAGCACGCCCAGAATAAACTGACCATCACTCCCCCTCAGCCGCTCACCACTGGCCAGGCGTTCACCGTAACGGTATTTTATCAGGGCATTCCAAACGGTACGACCAATGGTAGTTTTAAGTTCGATAAACACGAAAGTACGGCCGATCCGGTCATCTGGAGTCTGAGTGAGCCTTATGGTGCTTCGGACTGGTTCCCCTGCCGGGACACACCAGCCGATAAAGCCGACTCGTCGTCGGTACGTATTACTGCCCCGGCTCAACTCGTTTCTGTTTCTAATGGCACACTCGTCAGCACAACGTCGAATACTGACGGCACCAAAACGTATCTGTGGCGCAACAGCTACCCCATTGCCCAATACCTGATCTCGATAGCCGTCTCCAATTATAGCGAATATAACACACCCGTTACGTACGGCAGCCAGACCATGCCCGTTACGCACTACATCTATCCCGAGAGTCTAGCTCAGGTACAGGCCAGCCTTGACCGGACGCCGGGCATGATTCAGCTATTCTCGAACCGGTTTGGCCCTTACCCGTTTTTACGCGAGAAATACGGTCATGCCCAGTTTGCGCGTAACAATGGCGGGATGGAGCATCAGACGATTTCGTCGATGGGCATATCCTCATTGACACCAACGGTCATTGCGCATGAACTGGGGCATCAGTGGTTCGGCGATAAAATTACCTGCCGTGACTGGCAGAATATCTGGCTCAACGAAGGGTTTGCTTCCTATACCGAAGCGATTTACACCGAATCCGTAAGCGGGCTGGCTGGCTACCAGAATTACATGAATAATTTCATGAGCAGTGCCCGAACGGCCCGGGGCTCCATTTATGTGCAGGACATTTCCAACTTTAACAACATTTTCAGCAGTTCACGGACTTACGCCAAAGGCGCTGCGGTTCTGCACATGCTGCGTGGCGTTTTGGGCGACAGTACCTTTTTCCGCACTATACGTACGTACGCCGAATTGCCTGCACTGGCCTACAAAACGGCTGTAACTGAAGATTTCCAGACTGTAGCCGAACAGGTTTCCAGTCGTTCGCTGGATTACTTCTTTAAGGAGTGGATTTATGGCGAAGGCTATCCGGTTTACAAGGCAACGGTATCGCCGGGAAGTACTGCCAGGACGGTAACGGTACGGCTGGAACAACGAAATGCCTTTGCCACTAGCCCGGCTTCCTTTACCATGCCTGTGCAATTGCAGATCAAATCAGCAACGGGCGACACAACGGTGACGGTCATGAACGATCGACCCGACCAAACATTTACCCTACCCGCCAAAGGTACCGTATCCGGCCTGGTCGTTGATCCTTCGAACTGGATTTTAAAAACCGTTGAAAGCGTTTCGGTTTCTTCCTCTGCAACCCCTTCCACATCGGTGGTAACCGCCCTTGATGACCCTACGCCGGGCAGCTTTCGCATATATCCTAACCCAACAACCGAAACCTTATTGGTTGATTTTACGCTGCCTTCCGCTGGGGTCACCACCATTTCACTCATTAATTTGCTGGGACAACGTCTTCAAACGATAACCGACCCATCGCTTACAGCAGGCAAACACACCAAAAGCCTCTCGCTTCGCGGCTTACCAACCGGCCGCTATACGGTAATAATTGAGACATTGGATGGACGACAAAGCCGGGTAGTTTTAGTAAACTGA
- a CDS encoding conserved hypothetical protein (KEGG: avn:Avin_18240 hypothetical protein), which produces MEELPIRVKIADRFYRLAVEPDSEAIVREAAKLIQEELKQYREKGLTDTQEALAMIAFDCLVTKLRGERQMQRLQQMVFDKITQLDQVITPVVTT; this is translated from the coding sequence ATGGAAGAACTGCCAATTCGCGTAAAAATTGCCGACCGATTCTACAGATTAGCCGTAGAGCCGGACTCGGAAGCTATCGTACGCGAAGCCGCCAAGCTGATTCAGGAAGAGCTGAAGCAATATCGGGAAAAAGGGCTTACTGATACGCAGGAGGCCCTGGCAATGATAGCCTTCGACTGCTTGGTCACCAAGCTCAGAGGAGAAAGACAAATGCAGCGATTACAACAAATGGTGTTTGACAAAATAACTCAATTAGACCAGGTTATCACGCCGGTCGTCACGACATAA
- a CDS encoding hypothetical protein (KEGG: similar to centromere protein E) codes for MVSEHQIIALVERFEHKLKKLREEYVDAQKQVEQLELENATLQESLKEQQDLVRQLRKKPVNSEKNTPKSKDVGIIVKDNLSETDTNADLKRQLDEYIRELERCIAHLSSLS; via the coding sequence GTGGTTAGCGAACATCAAATTATTGCACTGGTCGAGCGCTTTGAGCATAAACTCAAAAAGCTTAGGGAAGAGTATGTTGATGCGCAAAAGCAGGTCGAACAGCTGGAACTGGAGAATGCAACCCTTCAGGAAAGTTTGAAAGAACAACAGGACTTAGTCAGGCAACTGCGGAAAAAACCTGTTAATTCGGAAAAAAATACACCAAAGTCGAAAGATGTTGGTATAATTGTAAAAGACAATCTGTCTGAGACAGATACGAATGCTGATTTAAAACGACAACTCGACGAGTATATCCGGGAACTGGAACGGTGCATTGCTCATTTGAGTAGTTTGTCATAA